Proteins encoded within one genomic window of Paraglaciecola psychrophila 170:
- a CDS encoding TonB-dependent receptor, with amino-acid sequence MNKNTFHNFPQANKIFQKTLLVSAILGALSATSLQAQESDTNDADDGGIERIFVTASKRQTGLQQTPIAVTVTSGETIEQAKVLDIGDLQVLVPTLRVTPLQRSTNTNFAIRGFGNGTNNTGIEPSVGIFIDGVYRSRAAAQIGDLPRLQQVEVLSGPQSTLFGKNASAGVISVRTEAPSYDFEGKVEAGIGNYNQRQLRGYISNGITDELAFSLSGGINTRDGYTDSLVGLDKINDRDRWNLRGQMLYEPMEDVKFRLIADYSEIDEICCTTAGFENGPTALAIQALGGIVTDDADPFSFESALNASPHDTVEDGGISLQADIDFDDFAFTSITAFRNNESDYINDVDFTSLDILRETAATKIETFTQEFRLTSNGDNKLDWMIGGFYFDEKVTTGDDLIYGDLVRTYFDVLLSFDPATAGILGTLEGLFPALNEGDIFKANTSIVTDFTQQNDAYSFFVNLDYHLTEDFTATLGVSYTKDEKEITVKQQNNDLLSQVDFDADLTVFGATLVQVGFPAAAIGGLKALQFQPQMLELPNPVEANTSDDDKITWSLRGAYTLNKNVNFFATAATGFKATSWNLSRDTRPFASDATAIAANSSLVLPNQGYGTRFASPEKATVYELGIKTSFRNGAFSATIFNQTIEGFQSSIFVGTGFVLSNAGEQNTVGIEFDSIYRPTDNISLTFAGTLLDPEYVSFVNGTDENGPADLSGTTVPGVHEQSIVAGITYDLEFDNGIYGYLRTDYIYESDVRVVGNIPDTVRREVSTFNASAGLNFENGLMLQVYVRNLNNDEYFLTSFPRPIQTGSIQVYPNQPRTFGASIAYEF; translated from the coding sequence ATGAATAAAAATACTTTCCATAATTTCCCACAAGCAAACAAAATATTTCAAAAAACACTCTTAGTTTCAGCGATATTAGGCGCGTTAAGTGCGACGTCCTTGCAAGCCCAAGAAAGCGATACTAATGACGCCGATGATGGAGGTATTGAAAGGATATTCGTTACTGCATCTAAGCGACAGACCGGTTTACAACAAACCCCAATAGCGGTCACAGTAACCAGCGGCGAAACAATAGAACAAGCCAAAGTACTGGATATCGGTGATTTACAGGTATTGGTTCCCACTTTGAGGGTCACACCGTTACAGCGTTCGACTAATACTAACTTTGCCATACGTGGATTTGGCAACGGCACCAACAATACCGGTATTGAACCTTCAGTAGGGATTTTCATAGACGGCGTTTACCGTTCTCGTGCAGCCGCCCAAATTGGCGATTTACCCAGACTTCAACAAGTAGAAGTATTAAGTGGCCCACAAAGTACTCTCTTTGGTAAAAATGCTTCCGCAGGTGTGATTAGTGTTCGTACCGAAGCTCCTTCCTACGATTTCGAAGGAAAAGTAGAAGCTGGGATTGGCAATTATAATCAGCGACAACTGCGCGGCTATATATCCAATGGTATTACTGATGAACTTGCTTTCAGCCTGTCCGGTGGTATAAATACGCGCGATGGTTACACAGACAGTCTTGTTGGGCTTGATAAGATAAATGACCGAGACCGCTGGAACCTGCGTGGACAGATGCTTTATGAGCCAATGGAAGATGTGAAATTCCGCTTAATTGCCGACTACAGTGAAATTGACGAAATCTGTTGTACTACCGCCGGTTTTGAAAATGGCCCTACAGCATTAGCGATTCAAGCTCTGGGTGGCATAGTGACTGACGATGCAGACCCGTTTTCTTTTGAATCAGCGTTAAATGCTAGTCCACACGATACAGTGGAAGACGGTGGTATATCCTTGCAAGCCGACATCGACTTTGATGACTTTGCGTTTACCTCTATCACCGCTTTTCGTAACAACGAATCTGATTACATAAATGACGTTGATTTTACTTCTTTGGATATTCTTAGAGAAACGGCTGCCACCAAAATTGAAACATTTACACAGGAATTTCGCCTCACATCTAACGGCGACAATAAACTCGACTGGATGATCGGTGGATTTTACTTTGACGAAAAAGTAACGACTGGCGACGACTTAATTTATGGCGACTTAGTCAGAACTTACTTCGACGTATTACTCTCCTTTGATCCTGCCACAGCGGGTATACTTGGTACCCTTGAAGGATTATTCCCTGCCCTTAATGAAGGTGATATTTTTAAGGCAAATACCTCCATAGTGACAGACTTCACTCAGCAAAATGATGCCTATTCATTTTTTGTTAACTTGGATTATCATCTAACAGAAGACTTCACCGCCACATTGGGTGTGAGTTATACCAAGGATGAAAAAGAAATTACAGTCAAGCAGCAAAACAACGATTTACTTTCTCAAGTGGATTTTGACGCTGACCTCACTGTTTTTGGTGCCACCTTAGTGCAGGTAGGCTTTCCAGCCGCCGCTATTGGCGGTTTAAAAGCCCTTCAGTTTCAACCGCAAATGCTTGAACTGCCTAATCCTGTGGAAGCTAACACCAGCGATGATGACAAAATTACATGGTCGCTTCGTGGCGCATATACACTCAATAAAAATGTTAACTTCTTTGCTACAGCAGCAACGGGGTTCAAAGCCACGTCATGGAACCTGTCCCGTGACACCCGTCCCTTTGCTAGTGATGCAACAGCTATTGCTGCAAATAGCAGTTTAGTTCTTCCCAATCAAGGATATGGTACCCGATTTGCGAGCCCAGAAAAGGCTACTGTATATGAATTAGGTATTAAGACTAGCTTCCGAAATGGTGCATTTAGTGCCACGATTTTTAACCAGACTATTGAAGGTTTTCAATCCAGCATATTTGTAGGAACGGGCTTTGTACTCTCCAATGCTGGGGAACAGAATACAGTGGGTATCGAATTTGATTCTATCTACCGTCCCACTGACAACATATCATTGACATTTGCAGGTACACTTCTTGACCCCGAGTATGTTTCGTTCGTTAATGGCACAGATGAGAATGGTCCTGCAGATTTATCCGGTACCACAGTCCCAGGTGTTCATGAGCAAAGTATCGTTGCTGGTATTACTTATGATTTAGAGTTTGACAACGGTATATATGGTTACCTGCGCACCGATTATATCTATGAAAGTGATGTTAGGGTTGTTGGAAATATTCCAGATACTGTAAGACGTGAAGTCAGCACATTTAATGCAAGCGCTGGTCTAAATTTCGAAAACGGATTGATGCTTCAAGTTTACGTACGTAACCTTAATAATGATGAATATTTTCTGACATCTTTCCCACGTCCAATTCAGACTGGCAGTATTCAGGTTTACCCAAATCAGCCAAGAACATTTGGCGCAAGTATCGCTTATGAATTTTAA
- a CDS encoding glutathione peroxidase, which yields MKSLINIKTIVAIALLSVTSVSTHAAECPDLLKFVKRKLNSQDTVNMCDAYQGKTILFVNTASYCGFTPQFEGLETLYSKYQDKGFVVLGFPSHDFNQEDKSEVKTGQICRLTYGVKFPMFEAMSVKGDDVDPLYRMLANKSGQAPKWNFFKYLMDKNGNVVNAYASAVKPTDEALVGDIEKALQL from the coding sequence ATGAAGTCATTAATTAACATTAAAACCATCGTTGCTATTGCGTTATTATCAGTTACCTCTGTTAGTACCCATGCCGCCGAGTGTCCAGATTTACTCAAGTTTGTAAAACGTAAACTTAACTCACAAGACACAGTCAATATGTGTGATGCCTATCAAGGCAAGACGATTTTATTTGTGAATACTGCCAGTTACTGTGGTTTTACTCCGCAGTTTGAAGGTCTAGAGACTCTATATAGCAAATACCAAGACAAGGGATTTGTAGTACTGGGGTTCCCGTCGCATGACTTTAACCAAGAAGATAAAAGTGAAGTCAAAACAGGGCAAATTTGTCGTTTAACCTATGGGGTTAAATTCCCTATGTTTGAGGCGATGTCAGTTAAAGGTGATGATGTTGACCCTCTATACCGGATGTTAGCGAATAAATCTGGCCAAGCGCCGAAGTGGAACTTTTTTAAATATCTAATGGATAAAAATGGCAATGTTGTTAATGCTTATGCCTCAGCAGTAAAGCCTACAGATGAAGCATTAGTAGGTGATATTGAAAAAGCTCTGCAGTTATAA